In Streptomyces sp. SID8374, one genomic interval encodes:
- a CDS encoding DUF6113 family protein has product MSGNPGKGRDRASAPRTGASRADGARTAASRTKAARSGATGSNAPRTNAPPRVPEGTGFTARPNPARIAAYFGLAVLGALVALAGTLVQAAWFPGGLIIALAGSAGLFYGGRILTGTQIGALAPAVGWFITVFLLLSGRPEGDYVFGDELGLVLFMLGGTAVAVMCATTSKVPQSATRNGRSGI; this is encoded by the coding sequence ATGAGCGGGAACCCCGGCAAGGGCCGTGACCGCGCCAGCGCGCCGCGCACCGGTGCCTCTCGCGCCGACGGAGCCCGTACCGCCGCTTCACGTACCAAAGCGGCACGCTCCGGCGCCACCGGCAGCAACGCCCCACGGACCAACGCGCCCCCCAGGGTGCCGGAGGGCACCGGCTTCACCGCCCGGCCGAACCCGGCCCGGATCGCTGCCTACTTCGGGCTCGCCGTACTCGGCGCCCTCGTCGCGCTCGCCGGAACGCTCGTCCAAGCGGCGTGGTTCCCGGGCGGGTTGATCATCGCGCTGGCGGGATCAGCGGGCCTCTTCTACGGCGGCCGGATCCTGACCGGCACCCAGATCGGCGCACTCGCCCCGGCGGTCGGCTGGTTCATCACCGTCTTCCTTCTGCTGTCCGGCCGGCCGGAAGGCGACTACGTCTTCGGCGACGAACTCGGCCTGGTGCTCTTCATGCTCGGCGGAACCGCCGTCGCTGTGATGTGTGCCACCACCTCGAAAGTGCCGCAATCAGCCACGCGCAATGGCCGGTCCGGTATCTGA
- a CDS encoding DUF4265 domain-containing protein — MSSPDAGPPRPPRDEHPPQDVGRRIKVWFRFVPREDWLPYDTEGLWATRLSADTARLDNVPFLQDGVAEGETVRFTTDADGVHWATGRVADSGNITVRVLPVPDGPLGRDAHAVHARFAPFGLGGEVFSAEFPLVALTVPGGADLRAIKELLVRGQDEGWWHFEVPCSTEAWREA, encoded by the coding sequence ATGAGCTCGCCCGACGCCGGTCCGCCGCGCCCGCCCCGCGACGAGCACCCGCCCCAGGACGTCGGCCGACGGATCAAGGTCTGGTTCCGCTTCGTGCCGCGTGAGGACTGGCTGCCGTACGACACCGAGGGGCTGTGGGCGACCCGGCTGAGCGCCGACACCGCCCGCCTCGACAACGTGCCCTTCCTCCAGGACGGGGTCGCCGAGGGCGAGACCGTACGGTTCACGACCGACGCGGACGGGGTGCACTGGGCCACCGGGCGGGTCGCCGACTCGGGCAACATCACCGTACGGGTGCTGCCCGTGCCGGACGGTCCGCTCGGGCGGGACGCCCACGCCGTACATGCGCGGTTCGCCCCGTTCGGGCTGGGCGGCGAGGTCTTCAGCGCGGAGTTCCCGCTGGTCGCGCTGACCGTGCCGGGCGGCGCGGACCTCCGGGCGATCAAGGAGCTGCTCGTCCGGGGGCAGGACGAGGGGTGGTGGCACTTTGAGGTCCCGTGCTCCACGGAGGCGTGGCGGGAGGCGTAG
- a CDS encoding MFS transporter yields MRTYRELFRTPEFLPLFATASVQVAAQTASGLALGTLVYASTGSPLLSALAMFGPSLAQVAGALTLLSAADRLPPRATLAGLALLFALGTGVQAAPGLPLWAAFAVLLGLGVASSLGGGVRYGLLNEILPQRGFLLGRSVLNMSTGTMQIVGFAVGGVLVTALSARGTLLVGASLYVAAAALARFGLTARPPRATGRASVRETWRTNALLWSSGPRRSVYLALWVPNGLVVGCESLYIAYAPAHAGLLFACGALGMLAGDTLVGRFVPGRWRARLGAPLRLLLAAPYLVFALNPGVPVAVVAVVLASVGFSASLLLQERLMALTPEKLSGHALGLSSSGMLAMQGVGAAVAGSVAQLTSPGTGMAAVAALSLAVTVALAPGLRAGRGQGPAGRLRRDGSPDASPRTKETKETTTS; encoded by the coding sequence ATGCGCACCTACCGCGAACTCTTCCGCACCCCGGAGTTCCTCCCGCTCTTCGCGACCGCCTCCGTGCAGGTGGCCGCGCAGACCGCGAGCGGCCTCGCCCTCGGCACCCTCGTGTACGCCTCGACCGGCTCGCCGCTGCTGTCGGCGCTGGCCATGTTCGGCCCGTCGCTGGCGCAGGTCGCCGGAGCCCTCACCCTCCTCTCGGCGGCGGACCGGCTGCCGCCACGCGCCACGCTGGCCGGCTTGGCGCTGCTGTTCGCGCTCGGCACCGGCGTACAGGCGGCCCCGGGCCTGCCCCTGTGGGCCGCCTTCGCCGTCCTGCTGGGGCTCGGGGTGGCCTCCTCGCTGGGCGGCGGGGTGCGGTACGGGCTGCTCAACGAGATCCTTCCGCAGCGGGGCTTCCTGCTCGGCCGGTCCGTGCTCAACATGTCGACGGGAACCATGCAGATCGTCGGGTTCGCCGTGGGCGGGGTGCTGGTGACCGCCCTGTCGGCGCGCGGCACGCTGCTGGTGGGGGCGTCGCTGTACGTCGCCGCCGCCGCCCTCGCCCGGTTCGGCCTCACGGCCCGGCCGCCCCGCGCCACCGGCCGGGCCTCGGTCCGGGAGACCTGGCGGACCAACGCCCTGCTCTGGTCGTCCGGGCCGCGCCGCTCCGTCTACCTCGCCCTGTGGGTGCCCAACGGGCTGGTGGTGGGGTGCGAGTCCCTGTACATCGCCTACGCGCCCGCGCACGCCGGGCTCCTCTTCGCCTGCGGGGCCCTGGGGATGCTGGCCGGGGACACGCTGGTGGGCCGGTTCGTACCGGGGCGGTGGCGGGCCCGGCTCGGCGCCCCGCTGCGGCTGCTGCTGGCCGCCCCGTACCTCGTGTTCGCGCTGAACCCCGGGGTGCCGGTGGCGGTGGTCGCGGTGGTGCTGGCGAGCGTCGGGTTCAGCGCGAGCCTGCTGCTCCAGGAACGGCTGATGGCCCTCACGCCCGAGAAGCTGAGCGGCCACGCGCTGGGGCTCAGCTCCTCGGGGATGCTGGCGATGCAGGGCGTGGGCGCGGCCGTCGCGGGGTCCGTCGCCCAGCTGACCTCGCCCGGGACCGGGATGGCGGCGGTGGCGGCTCTCTCGCTGGCGGTGACGGTGGCCCTGGCGCCGGGGCTGCGGGCGGGACGGGGGCAGGGACCGGCAGGCAGACTGCGGAGGGACGGATCACCCGACGCATCACCCCGTACGAAGGAAACGAAGGAGACGACGACCTCGTGA
- a CDS encoding coagulation factor 5/8 type domain-containing protein: protein MHAPPTAPSTAPRSAPRRHRRSKALGFAALAVSLLMAVPTAQTAFGEESQQVQAIPGGGDLGPNVHVFDPSTPDIQGKVDEIFKKQESAQFGLDRYALLFKPGTYDNINAQIGFYTSIAGLGLNPNDTTFNGDVTVDAGWFDGNATQNFWRSAENLTLNPVNGTNRWAVSQAAPFRRMHVKGGLNLAPDGYGWASGGYIADSKIDGEVGPYSQQQWYTRDSSVGGWTNGVWNMTFSGVEGAPANSFPEPPYTTLQTTPISREKPFLYLDGDDYKVFVPQKRENARGVSWANGTPAGESIPLDQFYVVKEGADAATINAAVEQGLHLLFTPGVYHVDEPITINRPDTVALGLGLATIIPDNGVTAIKVGDVDGVKLAGLLVDAGPVNSETLIEVGPENASADHAANPTSLQDVFVRIGGAGPGKATTSIVVNSDDTIIDHTWVWRADHGEGWGWETNRADYGVRVNGDDVLATGLFVEHFNKYDVEWYGERGRTIFFQNEKAYDAPNQEAIQNGDTKGYAAYRVDDSVEEHEGWGMGSYCFYNVDPTIVQGHGFKAPVKPGVKFHSLIVVSLGGQGQYEHVINEVGSPTSGTDTIPSQVVSFP, encoded by the coding sequence ATGCATGCTCCCCCCACCGCACCAAGCACCGCACCACGCTCCGCACCGCGCAGGCACCGCCGGTCCAAGGCCCTCGGGTTCGCCGCGCTCGCCGTATCGCTGCTCATGGCCGTCCCCACCGCCCAGACAGCGTTCGGCGAAGAGTCCCAGCAGGTCCAGGCGATCCCCGGCGGCGGTGACCTGGGACCGAACGTCCATGTCTTCGACCCCTCCACGCCTGACATCCAGGGCAAGGTCGACGAGATCTTCAAGAAGCAGGAGTCCGCGCAGTTCGGCCTCGACCGCTACGCGCTGCTGTTCAAGCCGGGCACGTACGACAACATCAACGCGCAGATCGGCTTCTACACCTCGATCGCGGGCCTCGGGCTCAACCCGAACGACACCACGTTCAACGGCGATGTGACGGTCGACGCGGGCTGGTTCGACGGGAACGCCACGCAGAACTTCTGGCGTTCGGCCGAGAATCTGACGCTGAACCCGGTCAACGGCACCAACCGGTGGGCGGTCTCCCAGGCGGCCCCCTTCCGCCGCATGCACGTCAAGGGCGGGCTCAACCTGGCGCCCGACGGTTACGGCTGGGCCAGCGGCGGCTACATCGCCGACAGCAAGATCGACGGCGAGGTCGGGCCGTACTCCCAGCAGCAGTGGTACACGCGCGACAGCTCGGTGGGCGGCTGGACCAACGGCGTCTGGAACATGACGTTCTCGGGCGTCGAGGGCGCACCGGCCAACAGCTTCCCGGAGCCGCCGTACACCACGCTCCAGACGACCCCCATCTCCCGCGAGAAGCCGTTCCTCTACCTCGACGGGGACGACTACAAGGTCTTCGTCCCGCAGAAGCGGGAGAACGCGCGGGGTGTGTCCTGGGCCAACGGCACACCGGCGGGTGAGTCGATCCCGCTGGACCAGTTCTACGTCGTGAAGGAGGGGGCGGACGCCGCCACCATCAACGCGGCCGTGGAGCAGGGCCTGCACCTCCTCTTCACCCCCGGCGTCTACCACGTCGACGAGCCGATCACCATCAACCGCCCCGACACCGTGGCCCTCGGCCTGGGCCTCGCGACGATCATCCCGGACAACGGGGTGACCGCGATCAAGGTCGGTGACGTGGACGGCGTCAAGCTCGCGGGCCTCCTGGTCGACGCGGGCCCGGTGAACTCCGAGACGCTGATCGAGGTCGGCCCCGAGAACGCCTCGGCCGATCACGCGGCCAACCCGACGTCGCTCCAGGACGTGTTCGTACGGATCGGCGGCGCGGGCCCTGGCAAGGCGACCACCAGCATCGTCGTCAACAGCGACGACACGATCATCGACCACACCTGGGTGTGGCGCGCGGACCACGGCGAGGGCTGGGGCTGGGAGACCAACCGGGCCGACTACGGGGTCCGGGTCAACGGTGACGACGTGCTGGCCACCGGGCTGTTCGTGGAGCACTTCAACAAGTACGACGTCGAGTGGTACGGCGAGCGCGGCCGGACGATCTTCTTCCAGAACGAGAAGGCGTACGACGCCCCCAACCAGGAGGCGATCCAGAACGGCGACACCAAGGGCTACGCGGCCTACCGGGTCGACGATTCGGTCGAGGAGCACGAGGGCTGGGGCATGGGCAGCTACTGCTTCTACAACGTCGACCCGACCATCGTACAGGGCCACGGCTTCAAGGCCCCGGTGAAGCCGGGCGTGAAGTTCCACAGCCTGATCGTGGTCTCGCTGGGCGGCCAGGGACAGTACGAGCACGTGATCAACGAGGTCGGATCCCCCACGTCCGGCACGGACACGATCCCCTCGCAGGTGGTGTCCTTCCCATAA
- a CDS encoding sugar O-acetyltransferase — protein sequence MLAGELYLADDPEIAADALRSALLNERFNATSAGDPEARRAALAELLGELGEGAEIRPPLRVDYGHQITVGPRTFVNFGAVFLDVARITIGADVQMGPNVQLLTPTHPIDPEPRRAKWEAAQPITIGDNVWLGGGAIVCPGVSIGENTVVGAGAVVTKDLPANVVAVGNPARVIRKIGEAEGETETDPTTP from the coding sequence ATGCTCGCGGGCGAGCTGTACCTCGCCGACGACCCGGAGATCGCGGCGGACGCCCTGCGCTCGGCGCTCCTGAACGAGCGCTTCAACGCCACGTCGGCCGGTGACCCCGAGGCCCGCCGCGCCGCGCTGGCCGAGTTGCTGGGCGAACTGGGCGAGGGCGCCGAGATCCGGCCGCCGCTGCGGGTGGACTACGGGCACCAGATCACCGTGGGCCCGCGCACGTTCGTCAACTTCGGGGCGGTGTTCCTGGATGTCGCCCGCATCACGATCGGCGCCGACGTCCAGATGGGCCCCAACGTCCAGCTCCTCACGCCGACCCACCCCATCGACCCCGAGCCGCGCCGCGCCAAGTGGGAGGCCGCGCAGCCGATCACGATCGGGGACAACGTGTGGCTGGGCGGCGGGGCGATCGTCTGCCCGGGGGTGAGCATCGGGGAGAACACCGTGGTCGGCGCGGGCGCGGTGGTCACGAAGGACCTGCCGGCGAACGTGGTCGCGGTGGGCAACCCGGCCCGGGTGATCCGGAAGATCGGAGAGGCGGAGGGGGAGACGGAGACGGACCCGACGACTCCGTAA
- a CDS encoding bifunctional GNAT family N-acetyltransferase/ATP-binding protein, protein MAVWHVRDFVAEDLEGVVRLDGESRTSGRPAVFRLSEIVAALQGRNPGVVAVADGHLVGAAVGRIEGDRAWVLRVALHPAWRNLGLGTALLSALEQRMRAAGAVLVAAVLPEDETGAAALVNSGFSRHRGLTYYEKAQSVTAEGSAVLSSLGATVPPAGLWERLAGMADAKELVERRLVLPLANPELADEHGVEPPQAVVLFGPPGTGKSTFAQAVASRLGWPFVELFPSRLALEDGLANGLGRRFEEIAQLDHVLVFIDEVEEVAGTRNLADPVSVGVVNELLKSIVRFRDRDGRLLICATNTVAALDPAFLRHGRFDYVLPVGPPDHAARNALWASYLARTGAEADTALLADASEGFTPADIKQAARTVAQAVFERTLDTGTRAQPTTEDFLRTISRTRPTVTTEMALEFADHTIRYGRT, encoded by the coding sequence ATGGCCGTGTGGCATGTGCGGGATTTCGTGGCCGAGGATCTTGAGGGCGTCGTGCGCCTCGACGGGGAGAGCCGTACCAGTGGGCGGCCCGCCGTGTTCCGGCTCTCCGAAATCGTCGCCGCGCTTCAGGGGCGTAATCCCGGGGTCGTCGCCGTGGCCGACGGGCATCTTGTGGGGGCCGCCGTGGGGCGGATCGAGGGGGACCGGGCCTGGGTGCTGCGGGTGGCGCTGCATCCCGCCTGGCGCAATCTCGGGCTCGGGACCGCGTTGCTCTCCGCGCTGGAGCAGCGGATGCGGGCCGCCGGGGCGGTGCTCGTCGCGGCGGTGCTGCCGGAGGACGAGACGGGGGCCGCCGCGCTCGTGAACTCCGGGTTCAGCCGGCATCGGGGGCTGACCTACTACGAGAAGGCCCAGTCCGTGACCGCCGAGGGGTCCGCGGTCCTCTCCTCGCTCGGCGCCACCGTGCCGCCCGCCGGGCTCTGGGAGCGGCTCGCCGGGATGGCCGACGCGAAGGAGCTGGTCGAGAGGCGGCTCGTCCTGCCGCTGGCCAACCCCGAGCTCGCCGACGAGCACGGCGTCGAACCGCCGCAGGCCGTCGTCCTGTTCGGGCCCCCGGGCACCGGCAAGAGCACCTTCGCCCAGGCCGTCGCCTCCCGGCTCGGCTGGCCCTTCGTGGAGCTCTTCCCCTCCCGCCTCGCCCTGGAGGACGGGCTCGCCAACGGGCTCGGCCGCCGCTTCGAGGAGATCGCCCAACTCGATCATGTGCTGGTCTTCATCGACGAGGTGGAGGAGGTCGCCGGGACGCGCAACCTCGCCGATCCCGTCTCCGTGGGCGTCGTCAACGAGCTGCTCAAGTCCATCGTGCGGTTCCGCGACCGCGACGGGCGGCTCCTCATCTGCGCCACCAACACCGTCGCCGCCCTCGACCCGGCCTTCCTGCGCCACGGCCGGTTCGACTACGTCCTGCCCGTCGGCCCGCCCGACCACGCGGCCCGCAACGCGCTCTGGGCCAGCTACCTCGCCCGGACCGGCGCCGAGGCCGACACCGCCCTCCTCGCCGACGCCAGCGAGGGGTTCACCCCCGCCGACATCAAGCAGGCCGCCCGGACCGTCGCCCAGGCCGTCTTCGAGCGCACCCTCGACACCGGGACCCGGGCACAGCCCACCACCGAGGACTTCCTGCGCACCATCAGCCGCACCCGGCCCACCGTCACCACCGAGATGGCGCTGGAGTTCGCCGATCACACCATCCGGTACGGGCGGACCTGA
- a CDS encoding prolyl oligopeptidase family serine peptidase, which translates to MTSPKLSFPRQHARTQRFTLGAPRAFTVSPDETRVIFLRSTSGTDRTNRLWVLDPASGEERLVADPEALLGGSAERLSPQERARRERTREGSAGIVSYAVDAAAELAAFALSGKVYVAELRAGTARALPVPGPVIDPRPSPDGRLIAYVSKGALRVVGAEGEEDRALAEPEDAHVTYGLAEFIAAEEMHRFRGFWWSPDSDRLLVARADDSPVQRWFIADPAHPERKPAEVAYPAAGTPNAEVRLFVVDLEGARTEVVWDRAAFPYLAQVHWSSAGAPLLLVQARDQRSQRYLAVDPESGETRVVHVDQDPVWLDLFGGVPAWAPDGRLVRIADEGGARVLAVGDRPLTGAQLHIQAVLDIGESDILVSAVAGEEAAAPETGESHVYRVNELGIERISEGVGVHSAVRSGGLTVLVSATPDEPGSAAWVLRDGKRLVRIASHAQEPVLAARPTLTEGGARRIPCAVLLPSDYQESDGPLPVLMDPYGGPHGRRVVAAHNAYLTSQWFADQGFAVIVADGRGAPGRSPAWEKAVRDDFVLTLDDQIEALHALAGRFPLDLDRVAIRGWSYGGYLSGLAVLRRPDVFHAAVVGAPVTDWRLYDTHYTERYLGDPAARPEVYAYNALMTEDGLSHAAEQVRPMMIVHGLADDNVVVAHALRLSSALLAAGRPHEVLPLSGVTHMTPQEQVAENLLLLQVDFLKRSLGLTGA; encoded by the coding sequence ATGACCTCACCGAAGCTGTCCTTTCCCCGCCAGCACGCACGGACCCAGCGGTTCACTCTCGGCGCACCGCGCGCCTTCACCGTCTCACCGGATGAGACGCGAGTGATCTTCCTGCGCTCCACCTCGGGCACCGACCGCACCAACCGGCTCTGGGTCCTCGACCCGGCCTCCGGCGAGGAGCGGCTCGTCGCGGACCCCGAGGCGCTGCTGGGAGGTTCGGCGGAGCGGCTGTCGCCGCAGGAGCGGGCGCGGCGCGAGCGGACCCGTGAGGGGTCGGCCGGAATCGTCTCCTACGCGGTGGACGCGGCGGCCGAGCTGGCCGCGTTCGCCCTGTCCGGAAAGGTGTACGTGGCCGAGCTGCGGGCCGGAACCGCGCGGGCGCTGCCGGTTCCGGGCCCGGTCATCGACCCGCGCCCCTCCCCCGACGGGCGCCTCATCGCGTACGTCTCCAAGGGTGCGCTGCGGGTCGTGGGCGCCGAGGGCGAGGAGGACAGGGCGCTGGCGGAGCCGGAGGACGCCCATGTCACCTACGGTCTGGCCGAGTTCATCGCCGCCGAGGAGATGCACCGCTTCCGGGGCTTCTGGTGGTCGCCCGATTCGGACCGGCTGCTGGTGGCGCGGGCCGACGACAGCCCCGTACAGCGCTGGTTCATCGCCGATCCCGCGCACCCGGAGCGCAAGCCGGCCGAGGTCGCCTATCCGGCGGCGGGGACGCCCAACGCCGAGGTGCGGCTCTTCGTGGTGGACCTGGAGGGGGCCCGTACGGAAGTGGTCTGGGACCGGGCGGCGTTCCCGTACCTGGCCCAGGTGCACTGGTCCTCCGCGGGGGCCCCGCTGCTCCTCGTGCAGGCCCGTGACCAGCGCAGCCAGCGGTATCTGGCCGTGGACCCGGAGTCGGGTGAGACCCGGGTCGTCCATGTCGACCAGGACCCGGTGTGGCTGGATCTGTTCGGCGGGGTGCCCGCGTGGGCGCCGGACGGGCGGCTCGTGCGGATCGCGGACGAGGGCGGCGCGCGGGTGCTGGCCGTCGGTGACCGGCCGCTGACCGGGGCGCAGTTGCACATCCAGGCGGTGCTGGACATCGGGGAGTCGGACATCCTCGTCTCCGCCGTGGCGGGCGAGGAGGCGGCCGCGCCGGAGACCGGTGAGAGCCATGTGTACCGGGTCAACGAGCTGGGAATCGAGAGGATTTCCGAAGGGGTGGGTGTGCACTCCGCCGTCCGCTCGGGCGGTCTGACCGTACTGGTCTCGGCCACTCCGGACGAGCCCGGATCGGCCGCCTGGGTCCTCCGGGACGGCAAGCGGCTGGTCCGGATCGCGAGCCACGCCCAGGAGCCGGTGCTCGCCGCCCGGCCCACGCTCACCGAGGGGGGCGCACGGCGGATTCCGTGCGCCGTGCTGCTTCCGTCGGACTACCAGGAGTCGGACGGTCCGCTTCCGGTACTGATGGATCCGTACGGTGGACCGCACGGCCGCCGCGTGGTCGCCGCCCACAACGCGTACCTCACCTCGCAGTGGTTCGCGGACCAGGGCTTCGCGGTGATCGTGGCGGACGGGCGCGGCGCGCCGGGCCGCTCGCCCGCCTGGGAGAAGGCCGTACGGGACGACTTCGTCCTCACCCTGGATGACCAGATCGAGGCCCTGCACGCACTGGCCGGCCGCTTCCCGCTGGATCTGGACCGGGTCGCCATCCGGGGCTGGTCGTACGGGGGTTACCTCTCCGGCCTCGCGGTGCTGCGCCGCCCCGACGTCTTCCACGCGGCCGTGGTGGGCGCCCCGGTGACGGACTGGCGGCTCTACGACACCCACTACACCGAGCGCTATCTCGGCGACCCGGCCGCGCGGCCCGAGGTGTACGCGTACAACGCCCTGATGACCGAGGACGGGCTCTCCCACGCCGCCGAGCAGGTGCGGCCGATGATGATCGTCCACGGGCTCGCGGACGACAACGTGGTGGTCGCGCACGCGCTGCGGCTCTCCTCGGCGCTGCTGGCGGCCGGGCGGCCGCACGAGGTGCTGCCGCTGAGCGGGGTGACGCACATGACGCCGCAGGAGCAGGTCGCGGAGAACCTGCTGCTGCTCCAGGTGGACTTCCTCAAGCGGTCGCTGGGGCTGACCGGCGCCTAG
- a CDS encoding ArsR family transcriptional regulator codes for MGWWQISADTLASSRFVVSPLAETVASLRTLERAAAAHPRERAWLERWLPAYRRRQAGHPLAARIVRAAFTPRWSADFLTPAPVPRPAGQEPDTFAQELERVRATPPEQARADLVVTLRGPLPGALDRDDLPRHSADLLEWVWTHTVEPEWPARRRVLEADVIARAAQLSRGGWARALDGMRPGMRWLGGSRLQINTYDNPPRELDGAQLVFTPVTADASWVCWDIPYRYGVVYPCSGALADSGRSPVPQALGALIGPARAGVLVLLASPLSTTQLTALTGQGLGSVGRHLRVLLDAGLVRRRRDGRSVLYFRTSAGDGLVRAAG; via the coding sequence ATGGGCTGGTGGCAGATCAGCGCCGACACCCTCGCGAGCAGCCGCTTTGTCGTCTCCCCGCTCGCCGAGACCGTCGCGAGCCTGCGCACCCTGGAGCGGGCCGCCGCCGCGCATCCGCGCGAGCGTGCCTGGCTGGAGCGGTGGCTGCCCGCCTACCGGCGTCGGCAGGCCGGGCACCCGCTCGCCGCCCGGATCGTCCGCGCCGCCTTCACGCCCCGCTGGAGCGCCGACTTCCTCACCCCGGCCCCCGTCCCCCGGCCCGCGGGGCAGGAGCCGGACACGTTCGCGCAGGAGCTGGAACGTGTACGGGCTACCCCACCCGAGCAGGCCCGCGCCGATCTCGTCGTGACGCTGCGCGGGCCGCTGCCCGGCGCGCTGGACCGCGACGACCTGCCCCGGCACAGCGCCGACCTCCTGGAGTGGGTGTGGACGCACACCGTGGAGCCCGAGTGGCCCGCCCGGCGCCGGGTCCTGGAGGCCGATGTGATCGCGCGGGCCGCCCAGTTGAGCCGGGGCGGGTGGGCGCGGGCACTCGACGGGATGCGGCCGGGGATGCGGTGGCTGGGCGGGAGCCGGCTCCAGATCAACACGTACGACAACCCGCCGCGCGAACTGGACGGCGCCCAGCTGGTGTTCACCCCCGTCACCGCCGACGCCAGCTGGGTCTGCTGGGACATCCCGTACCGCTACGGCGTGGTCTACCCGTGCTCGGGCGCCCTCGCCGACTCCGGGCGCAGCCCCGTACCGCAGGCGCTCGGCGCGCTGATCGGCCCGGCGCGGGCGGGAGTCCTCGTGCTGCTCGCCTCGCCGCTGTCCACCACCCAGCTCACCGCGCTGACCGGTCAGGGGCTGGGCTCCGTAGGCCGCCACCTGCGGGTTCTGCTGGACGCGGGGCTGGTGCGGCGCCGCAGGGACGGGCGGTCCGTGCTCTATTTCCGTACGTCGGCCGGGGACGGACTGGTGCGCGCCGCAGGCTGA